TCCTTAGAAAGGAGGTGATCCAGCCGCACCTTCCGGTACGGCTACCTTGTTACGACTTCGTCCCAATCGCTGGTCCCACCTTCGACGGCTCCTCCCCTTGCGGGTTAGGCCACCGGCTTCGGGTGTTACCGACTTTCGTGACGTGACGGGCGGTGTGTACAAGGCCCGGGAACGTATTCACCGCAGCATGCTGATCTGCGATTACTAGCAACTCCAACTTCATGGGGTCGAGTTGCAGACCCCAATCCGAACTGAGACCGGCTTTTTGGGATTCGCTCCGCCTCACGGCATCGCAGCCCTTTGTACCGGCCATTGTAGCACGTGTGCAGCCCAAGACATAAGGGGCATGATGATTTGACGTCGTCCCCACCTTCCTCCGAGTTGACCCCGGCAGTCTCCTGTGAGTCCCCGACATTACTCGCTGGCAACACAGAACAAGGGTTGCGCTCGTTGCGGGACTTAACCCAACATCTCACGACACGAGCTGACGACAACCATGCACCACCTGTACACCGACCACAAGGGGGCGCCTATCTCTAGACGTTTCCGGCGTATGTCAAGCCTTGGTAAGGTTCTTCGCGTTGCGTCGAATTAAGCCACATGCTCCGCTGCTTGTGCGGGCCCCCGTCAATTCCTTTGAGTTTTAGCCTTGCGGCCGTACTCCCCAGGCGGGGAACTTAATGCGTTAGCTGCGGCACCGACGACGTGGAATGTCGCCAACACCTAGTTCCCAACGTTTACGGCGTGGACTACCAGGGTATCTAATCCTGTTCGCTCCCCACGCTTTCGCTCCTCAGCGTCAGTAATGGCCCAGAGATCCGCCTTCGCCACCGGTGTTCCTCCTGATATCTGCGCATTTCACCGCTACACCAGGAATTCCGATCTCCCCTACCACACTCTAGCCTGCCCGTATCGAATGCAGACCCGGGGTTAAGCCCCGGGCTTTCACATCCGACGCGACAGGCCGCCTACGAGCTCTTTACGCCCAATAATTCCGGACAACGCTCGCACCCTACGTATTACCGCGGCTGCTGGCACGTAGTTAGCCGGTGCTTCTTCTGCAGGTACCGTCACTTGCGCTTCTTCCCTGCTGAAAGAGGTTTACAACCCGAAGGCCGTCATCCCTCACGCGGCGTCGCTGCATCAGGCTTTCGCCCATTGTGCAATATTCCCCACTGCTGCCTCCCGTAGGAGTCTGGGCCGTGTCTCAGTCCCAGTGTGGCCGGTCGCCCTCTCAGGCCGGCTACCCGTCGTCGCCTTGGTAGGCCATTACCCCACCAACAAGCTGATAGGCCGCGGGATCATCCTGAACCGCCGGAGCTTTCCACCGACCCCCATGCGGGAGACGGTCGTATCCGGTATTAGACCTCGTTTCCAAGGCTTGTCCCAGAGTTCAGGGCAGATTCCCCACGTGTTACTCACCCGTTCGCCACTGATCCACCCCGAAGGGCTTCACCGTTCGACTTGCATGTGTTAAGCACGCCGCCAGCGTTCGTCCTGAGCCAGGATCAAACTCTCCGTGAATGCTTCTCACGAAAGAGCGGCACGGCAACCACCGGAATAAGGCGGCCCCGCGCACTGCGTCCTCGCTAGTGATACTTCATAAAGGAATCTCCAACCCCGACAAGATGTCGAGGCCGGGGATGTCAACATATCTGGCGTTGACTTTTGGCACGCTGTTGAGTTCTCAAGGAACGGACGCTTCCTTCGAGCCGCATTCCTGCGAACCCTCCGGGCGCTTCGTTCTTTCGTGTTCCCAGCTTATCAGAGGTTTTTCGCTCCGATTTCCATTCCCGCTGGAGTGGGAATTCCTTCGACTTCGCTGCAGACCTTATCAAAAGCTCTGCGCTGCTCGGCTTCGGGGTTTTGCCTGACCGGGCCAGCATCCTCGCGGACGCGCTGCCTCGATTCGGCGGTGTCGTAGGCACTACGCCTGGGCCAACTGGATGTCCAGCCGCTCCCAACCGTTCAAACCTACTAGCCCATGGGGATCACGTCAATGGTCCCTCCGGGTTGATCATCAGGCTACCAGGTTTCGCGGGGCACCCGTGACCACGCCACGCCGTTGCGCGACGGCGAGACGGTGCCGGAACCGCGGGGACGCCGGGGAGCCGTCAGCCGACCATCGGCTGGTGGTCGGTGCGGTCGGCGGCTTCGACGTCGCCGATCTCGCCGTCGGCGGCGGCGCGCTTGCCGAGGACCAGGGCGTAGCCCAGGAAGAGCGCCTCGACCGTGATGCCGAGGCCGATGCGGAACCAGCTGGGGAGGGCGGAGCCGGTCACGAAGCCCTCGATGAAGCCGGTGATCATCAGGACGACGGTGAGGCCGATGACGGCGCCGATGACGGCGCGGCCCTCTTCGGCGAGGGCGACGGCGCGGGTGCGGGGGCCGGGGTCGATGACGGTCCAGCCGAGGCGGAGGCTGAGGCCGCCGGCGACGAAGATCGCGGTCATTTCGAGCAGGCCGTGCGGGATGAGCAGGCCGAGGAAGAGCTGGAGGTGGTCGGCGGAGGCCATCGCGCCGATGCCGGCGCCGAGGTTGAGGACGTTCTCCAGCAGGATGAACAGGACGGGGATGCCGAGCAGGACGGCCGAGATCAGGCACTGCGCGGCGACCCAGGCGTTGTTCGTCCACACCTGGGCGGCGAAGTTCGCCGAGGGGTGCTCGGTGTAGTAGGTCTCGAACTCGCCGCCGGGCTTGGTGAGCTGCTCGTACTGCTCGGGCGTCATGAGCGACCTGATGATCTCGGGGTGGGTGCCTATCCACCAGGCGATCAGGGCGCTGAGCAGGAAGGAGGCCGCGCCGACGGTGAGCCACCAGCGGCGGGCGCGGTAGAGGAGCGCGGGGAAGCTGGTGGTGAAGTAGCGGGCGGCGTCGCGCCAGGAGGCGGCGCGGGCGCCGGCGACGGCGTTGCGGCCGCGGACGACCAGGGTGGTGAGGCGGCCCTCGACGCCGGGGTGCGGGGCGGCGGCCTGGACCTGGGCGAGGTGGCTGGTGGCGCGCTGGTAGAGGGTGATCAGCTCGTCGGCCTCCTCGCCGGTGAGGCGACGGCGACTGCTGAGGACCTCCAGACGGTGCCATTCCGCCTGGTGGGCGGCGACGAAGACGTCCAGGTCCATGGCGGCTCTCTCCGGGGGCGCGGTGGGGCGGACGGCAGCCACTGGTTGGTGTGCGGCCGGGCTGTTGCGGGGCATAGCTTGCCAGAGCGGGCGGCCGGAGCGTCAGGGTTGCCGGGAGCGCGGTGCCGAGGGGCGGACCGGGGTTACCCGCAGGGGGTGTACGGCCTTATGTTTGCCGCTGTTGATGGAGGGGGTCGGGTCGTGCGACACGGGGTCGCCGGCGGGCCGCGGAGCGGAGCGGGTGGGTGGCGTGAGCGAGCTGGTGACCGGTGAGGCGGTCGTCCTGGGGCTGCGGACGGCGAGACTGCCGTCGCGGGCCCTGGCGAGGATGCTGGACTGGGTCGTGTACACGGTGGCGTTCTTCATCCTGTTCATCGCCCTGGCGATGGGGCTCTCCGACGTGGAGAGCGCGGCGGCGACGGCGTTCCTCCTCGCGGCGTTCGTGTTCTGCACGGTGCTGCTGCCCACCCTGATCGAGACCCTGTCGCAGGGGCGGTCGCTGGGGAAGATCGCGCTGGGGCTGCGGGTGGTCCGGGCGGACGGCGGTCCGATCCGGTTCCGGCACGCGCTGGTGCGGGGGCTGGTCGGGGTCATCGACTTCGGCATGCTCGCGATGCCGGCGGTCATCACCTCGCTGTGCTCGACGGAGGGGCGCCGGCTCGGCGACATCTTCGGCGGGACGATGGTGATCCGGGAGCGGCTGCCGCAGGGCGCCCGGGACCAGGGGGCGGTGCCGCCGGTGCCGCCGCAGGTGATGAACGCGCTGGGCGCGGACCTGGTGGCGCTGGACCTGTCCGCGGTGCCGGACGAGCTGTGGCTGTCCGCGCGCCAGGTGCTGAGCCGGATGCACGAGCTGGACAAGCCGGTGGCGGCCGCGCTGGGCGACCGGCTGGCCGCGGACCTGGCGCAGCGGACGGGCTGGCCGGTGCCATTGGGGCTGCCGTCGCTGGTGTACCTGGGGGCGGTGGTGATGGAACGCCAGCGCCGGGAGTGGGAGCGGGCCTCGGCGGCGGCGTACGCGGCGTACACGGCGCAGCAGGCCCAGCTGATGCAGCAGGCCCAGCAGCAGGCCCAGGCTCAGGGCCAGCCGATGCCCGCGGCGGTGCCCGGCCAGGCCCAGGGTCAGCCGGTGCGGCAGCTCGGGTACCCGCAGGCGCCCGCCGCCCCGCAGCCCTTCGTCCCGCAGCCGGCCGCGCCGCCCGCCGCGCCGCCCGCCGCACCGCCCGCCGCGGTGGTGCTCACCAAGCCCGCGGAGACGGCGCCCGCCGAAGCGCCGGGCGGCGGGTTCGTGCCGCCCGCGTAGCCAGGCGTCACCCGCGTAGCCAGGCGCCACCCGCGGTCAGGCGTCGCCCGCAGTCAGGCGTCGCGGCGCGGGTTGGGCGGGGAGTCGAGTTCCTCCAGTTCGATGCCGGGGGCGCCGAGCAGGACGTCCCCGGTGAGGTGGAGGTCGCGGACCTCGCCGGTGTCGAGGTCGGTGACCCGGTAGTGCTCGACCGGGAGCGGGCCGCTGTCGGTGGGGTGGTCCGCGACGGAGTGGAGCTGCCAGCCCTGGTCGAGGGTGCGGGGGGCGAGGGAGTC
The window above is part of the Kitasatospora sp. NA04385 genome. Proteins encoded here:
- a CDS encoding stage II sporulation protein M; this translates as MDLDVFVAAHQAEWHRLEVLSSRRRLTGEEADELITLYQRATSHLAQVQAAAPHPGVEGRLTTLVVRGRNAVAGARAASWRDAARYFTTSFPALLYRARRWWLTVGAASFLLSALIAWWIGTHPEIIRSLMTPEQYEQLTKPGGEFETYYTEHPSANFAAQVWTNNAWVAAQCLISAVLLGIPVLFILLENVLNLGAGIGAMASADHLQLFLGLLIPHGLLEMTAIFVAGGLSLRLGWTVIDPGPRTRAVALAEEGRAVIGAVIGLTVVLMITGFIEGFVTGSALPSWFRIGLGITVEALFLGYALVLGKRAAADGEIGDVEAADRTDHQPMVG
- a CDS encoding RDD family protein, whose amino-acid sequence is MSELVTGEAVVLGLRTARLPSRALARMLDWVVYTVAFFILFIALAMGLSDVESAAATAFLLAAFVFCTVLLPTLIETLSQGRSLGKIALGLRVVRADGGPIRFRHALVRGLVGVIDFGMLAMPAVITSLCSTEGRRLGDIFGGTMVIRERLPQGARDQGAVPPVPPQVMNALGADLVALDLSAVPDELWLSARQVLSRMHELDKPVAAALGDRLAADLAQRTGWPVPLGLPSLVYLGAVVMERQRREWERASAAAYAAYTAQQAQLMQQAQQQAQAQGQPMPAAVPGQAQGQPVRQLGYPQAPAAPQPFVPQPAAPPAAPPAAPPAAVVLTKPAETAPAEAPGGGFVPPA